A single Nicotiana tabacum cultivar K326 chromosome 5, ASM71507v2, whole genome shotgun sequence DNA region contains:
- the LOC107760249 gene encoding putative ADP-ribosylation factor GTPase-activating protein AGD14 — MSSRREEERNEKIIRGLMKLPPNRRCINCNSLGPQYVCTNFWTFVCMTCSGIHREFTHRVKSVSMSKFTSQEVEALQKGGNQRAREIYLTNWDPQRQWLPNNSNVDKVRDFIKNVYVEKRYAGAQSSDKPPRDTQNLRSHEDEMRRASSYHSYSQSPPYDFQYEERRYGKHAPVLSRKPGSDRGLEGKVSSFLSPSRLSDHMYEDRFANERSNLRASDYSVSSGGDPFRSEAQSPSFQKGMGSPLSDTSRDISYEDVRHAKKDAGRMSRAQRTASSGSFESFDSNSLSFKSVNSVGLGDATSESKQTIEIRSSKLSTFPSLPRSSALGNSDAPDLFNSPSVPQPAPPTVSTKSQLPVSLPNASMDLFQPSVSTGQIGNSHQPSRTLPPSSLDIFSEVPNLPSAASADEKPSCEVTSKNEGWATFDIPQHAATTGMEQFTLAPTPAYDHNSFDFLPNKTQQQSGVTSTKNTLDVVPERNDGWATFDMPQHIALTGSNNFTSNKIQLEGDSQPNLDPTFSVMQWPSPVGSAPHGPSVRDSTACALNLSMPASFHGGVQNVEATPSGRNTALWNAFEVSTDHLALKSVPSSKEQVVMNHDLVDDQYMGLRGAENAAVGQTQRAVLDSGYPIPSLSSYVSASSSGLSILPVATGVHSHASEQKSNNPFDFPYDADMECSNMPQYWDISSLQAALPSGEMPTSFVGDVTESWFPQNPATAYVPSVQQGTLFVSSQPAGNTISNVSTHGPVAPIGGNPFA; from the exons ATGAGTAGCAGGAGAGAAGAAGAGAGGAATGAGAAGATAATAAGAGGGCTAATGAAGCTCCCTCCCAATCGCAGATGCATTAACTGCAACAGCTTG GGTCCCCAGTATGTGTGCACCAACTTTTGGACCTTTGTCTGCATGACATGCAGCGGAATACA TCGTGAGTTTACTCACCGTGTGAAGTCAGTTTCCATGTCTAAGTTTACTTCCCAAGAGGTGGAAGCTCTTCAAAAGGGTGGTAATCAG CGTGCGAGAGAGATATATTTAACAAATTGGGACCCTCAAAGACAGTGGCTTCCTAATAACAG CAATGTTGATAAAGTTAGGGATTTTATAAAGAACGTCTATGTTGAGAAAAGATATGCTGGGGCACAATCCTCTGACAAACCCCCTAGAGATACTCAG AACTTGAGAAGCCACGAAGATGAGATGAGAAGAGCAAGTTCTTATCATTCCTATTCTCAAAGTCCACCATATGACTTTCAGTATGAAGAGCGACGTTACGGGAAACATGCTCCAGTGCTCTCTAGAAAGCCTGGATCAGATCGAGGACTTGAAGGAAAGGTGTCAAGTTTCTTGAGTCCTAGTCGTTTAAGTGATCATATGTATGAGGATAGGTTTGCTAATGAAAGATCTAATCTCAGAGCTTCAGATTACTCTGTGTCTAGTGGAGGTGATCCATtcaggtctgaagcacagtccccTAGCTTTCAGAAAGGCATGGGAAGTCCCCTTAGTGACACCTCAAGGGATATTTCCTACGAAGATGTACGGCATGCCAAGAAAGATGCTGGAAGAATGTCACGGGCACAG AGAACTGCATCTTCTGGAAGTTTTGAATCGTTTGATAGCAATTCCTTGTCATTCAAGTCAGTAAATTCTGTTGGTTTAGGGGATGCTACTTCAGAATCGAAGCAAACAATTGAGATCCGCTCTAGTAAATTGTCAACTTTCCCCTCTTTGCCACGATCATCGGCACTCGGAAATTCAGATGCCCCGGATCTGTTCAATTCTCCCTCGGTTCCTCAACCCGCTCCTCCTACAGTTTCAACGAAGTCTCAGTTGCCAGTATCATTACCAAATGCCTCCATGGATCTATTTCAGCCATCTGTTTCTACTGGTCAAATTGGTAATTCACATCAACCATCCCGCACTCTGCCACCTTCATCTTTGGACATATTCTCAGAGGTTCCAAACCTGCCGTCAGCTGCAAGTGCTGATGAAAAACCATCATGTGAAGTCACTTCCAAAAATGAAGGATGGGCAACATTTGATATTCCACAGCACGCAGCAACAACAGGCATGGAACAGTTCACCCTGGCACCAACACCTGCTTATGATCATAATTCTTTTGACTTTTTACCCAATAAGACACAGCAGCAATCGGGTGTAACATCCACTAAGAATACCTTGGATGTGGTTCCAGAGAGAAATGATGGATGGGCAACATTTGATATGCCTCAGCACATCGCACTCACTGGTAGTAATAACTTTACCTCCAACAAGATTCAATTGGAGGGTGATTCTCAACCGAATTTGGACCCAACTTTCTCTGTCATGCAATGGCCATCACCGGTAGGATCTGCTCCTCATGGACCATCCGTTAGAGACTCTACTGCTTGTGCACTAAATTTGTCAATGCCTGCTTCATTTCATGGAGGTGTGCAGAATGTTGAAGCAACTCCAAGTGGCAGAAACACTGCC TTGTGGAATGCTTTTGAAGTTTCTACTGACCACTTAGCTCTCAAGAGTGTGCCTAGTAGCAAGGAACAAGTTGTGATGAACCATGATTTAGTTGATGATCAGTATATGGGCTTAAGAGGAGCAGAG AATGCAGCTGTGGGTCAAACTCAAAGAGCTGTGCTGGATAGTGGATATCCTATTCCTAGTTTGTCATCATATGTCAGTGCCTCATCCTCTGGATTGTCCATTCTTCCTGTAGCG ACAGGAGTGCATTCACATGCAAGTGAGCAGAAGTCCAACAACCCATTTGATTTTCCTTACGATGCTGACATGGAATGCAGCAATATG CCTCAGTACTGGGACATAAGCTCATTACAAGCTGCATTGCCAAGTGGCGAGATGCCAACTTCTTTTGTTGGTGATGTGACCGAATCTTGGTTCCCGCAGAACCCAGCAACAGCTTATGTTCCTAGTGTACAGCAAG GGACATTGTTCGTTTCCTCACAACCAGCTGGCAATACAATATC GAATGTCTCTACACATGGGCCCGTTGCACCTATTGGTGGAAATCCATTTGCATAA